From Carya illinoinensis cultivar Pawnee chromosome 5, C.illinoinensisPawnee_v1, whole genome shotgun sequence, one genomic window encodes:
- the LOC122309025 gene encoding protein ROOT HAIR SPECIFIC 17-like isoform X2 yields MGTRSSASSSPSHREDDHGHVLLFIPQPTQCSLPSNTMTTAPTTITAMNIKKKKLKLDTANGKKGLATRSGLHGVILASLIHQLRRRRILHQRHVFPILSALSGCLLLLFAASSLPVIQHQSHFSFGNAVHVGSDSDAGTSFTVPASGGSLSRDLWVSRLSKLYHGCSNASDKFARADAKTHPNRHLLIATSGGLNQQRTGITDAVVAAYILNATLVVPKLDQKSFWKDTSNFTEIFDVDQFISFLSKDVKIIKELPTKGGKALTPYTMRIPRKCNPKCYEKRVLPVLNKKHAVQLTKFDYRLSNRLTADLQKLRCRVNYHALKFTDSILEMGKRLVQRMRMKSKHFIALHLRFEPDMLAFSGCYFGGGEKERGELGAIRKRWKNLHASNPEKVLRHGRCPLTPEEVGLMLRALGFGSDVHLYVASGEVYGGEETLAPLKALFPNFHSKETIAGKEELAPFSSFSSRMAALDFIVCDESDVFVTNNNGNMARMLAGRRRYFGHKPTIRPNAKKLYRLFMTRNNMTWEEFASTVRSNQIGFMGEPNEVKPGRGEFHENPTSCICEKSKEKAGEVLIPRNQTNNLDSINKDSSDVTEEQLNEDEQEQSDMDYPNGTLTTSDGNHLVKREQPELEEELFSD; encoded by the exons ATGGGAACGCGGTCGTCCGCTTCATCGTCACCATCGCACAGAGAAGACGACCACGGGCATGTCCTCCTTTTCATACCTCAACCTACCCAATGCTCTCTTCCTTCCAATACTATGACGACGGCGCCGACGACAATAACGGCCATGAAcattaagaagaagaagctgaagCTGGATACTGCTAACGGCAAGAAGGGCCTAGCAACTCGGAGTGGTCTTCACGGCGTGATCCTCGCGAGCCTCATCCACCAGCTCCGGAGACGCCGTATCCTACACCAGCGCCACGTTTTCCCTATCCTCTCTGCTCTCTCCGgttgcctcctcctcctcttcgctGCCTCCTCCCTTCCCGTTATCCAGCACCAGAGCCACTTCTCG TTCGGCAATGCGGTCCACGTCGGATCGGACTCGGATGCGGGAACGTCTTTTACTGTGCCG GCTAGTGGAGGGAGTTTAAGCCGTGACTTGTGGGTGTCGAGGCTGTCCAAGCTGTACCACGGTTGCAGCAATGCTAGCGATAAGTTTGCGA GGGCTGATGCGAAAACGCATCCGAATCGGCACTTGTTGATTGCCACTAGTGGAGGTTTGAATCAACAAAGAACAGGG ATAACAGATGCTGTTGTTGCAGCTTACATTTTGAATGCTACTCTTGTTGTACCAAAGCTGGATCAGAAATCCTTTTGGAAGGATACCAG CAACTTTACTGAGATCTTTGATGTGGACCAAtttatctcatttctttcaaaagATGTTAAAATCATTAAAGAGCTTCCAACAAAGGGAGGGAAAGCCTTGACACCATATACCATGCGCATTCCAAGGAAATGTAATCCAAAATGCTACGAGAAACGTGTTCTACCTGTTCTTAATAAAAAACAT GCTGTCCAGCTCACTAAATTTGATTACAGGCTTTCAAATCGGTTGACTGCTGATTTACAAAAACTCAGATGCAGGGTTAACTACCATGCTCTGAAATTTACTGATTCTATTCTCGAAATGGGTAAAAGGTTGGTCCAGAGGATGAGAATGAAAAGCAAGCATTTCATTGCACTGCATTTGAG GTTTGAACCAGATATGCTTGCATTTTCTGGATGCTATTTCGGTgggggagaaaaagaaagaggagaacTCGGTGCAATACGAAAGAGGTGGAAAAACTTACAT GCAAGCAACCCTGAAAAAGTACTAAGGCATGGACGATGCCCACTCACTCCGGAGGAAGTTGGTCTCATGCTAAGAGCATTGGGTTTTGGAAGTGATGTTCACCTATATGTGGCATCAGGTGAAGTATATGGAGGTGAAGAGACATTGGCACCCCTCAAAGCACTCTTCCcaaattttcattcaaaagaGACTATAGCCGGTAAAGAGGAGTTGGCaccattttcatcattttcttctcGCATGGCTGCACTAGACTTCATTGTTTGTGATGAAAGCGATGTTTTTGTCACCAACAACAATGGCAATATGGCTAGAATGTTGGCTGGACGAAG AAGATACTTTGGGCACAAACCAACCATTCGTCCAAATGCTAAGAAACTGTACCGCTTGTTCATGACTCGAAATAACATGACTTGGGAAGAATTTGCCTCCACGGTTCGAAGTAATCAGATTGGGTTCATGGGAGAGCCAAATGAGGTGAAGCCTGGTAGGGGTGAATTTCACGAGAATCCAACATCCTGCATATGTGAGAAGTCCAAGGAAAAGGCAGGGGAAGTTTTGATTCCTCGGAATCAAACCAATAATCTCGATAGCATAAATAAGGATTCCAGTGACGTGACAGAAGAGCAGTTAAATGAGGACGAGCAAGAACAGTCAGATATGGATTATCCGAATGGAACACTAACAACATCAGATGGCAATCATTTGGTTAAACGCGAGCAACCAGAACTCGAGGAAGAGTTATTTTCAGACTAA
- the LOC122309851 gene encoding lysM domain-containing GPI-anchored protein 2 isoform X1 — protein sequence MGYAKVLLGLLLVTALAATSTTQTKLKCSKEGAKCTALIEYVSPNNTNITTIQSLFQVKKFRNLLGANNFPTSIPSDKNVNAAEKIRIPFTCLCANGTGVSNRKPVYKVQEGDFMYHIAKEVFSGLVTYQQIAEFNGVMDPSLINPGQELWIPLPCSCDEVNGIKVVHYGMLVDAGSTVEGIAEQYGTTSGTLLTLNNMTDPSELLAGQVLDIPLPACSSHVSNNSLDYPFLLANGTYVYTASNCVKCKCDSANNYTLQCEPSGLKSTNSDWTTCPVMQCQGADGLFIGNKTSSGCNQTSCVYSGFTSQTILTSLVTESICPVPSSPPAPSAAPAPSAPYVPSAPYAPSAVPAPPAPSAAWRIGFQGLGWNFFLFISIQLIFLSLHLFQ from the exons atgggTTATGCTAAGGTGCTTCTGGGTTTGCTCTTAGTCACTGCTCTGGCGGCCACATCGACGACACAGACGAAGCTCAAGTGCAGCAAAGAAGGCGCTAAGTGTACCGCCCTGATCGAGTACGTGTCCCCGAACAACACCAACATCACCACCATCCAATCACTCTTCCAAGTGAAGAAGTTCCGGAACCTCCTCGGCGCAAACAACTTCCCCACCTCCATCCCATCCGACAAAAATGTGAACGCGGCGGAGAAGATTCGAATCCCCTTCACCTGCCTGTGCGCCAACGGGACGGGCGTGTCGAATCGAAAACCGGTATACAAGGTGCAGGAAGGCGACTTCATGTACCATATCGCCAAGGAAGTGTTCTCGGGTCTGGTAACGTACCAGCAAATAGCGGAATTCAATGGGGTGATGGATCCGAGCCTGATTAATCCGGGCCAGGAGCTGTGGATCCCACTGCCGTGCAGCTGCGATGAAGTGAACGGGATTAAGGTCGTACATTATGGAATGTTGGTGGATGCAGGAAGCACGGTGGAGGGGATAGCGGAGCAGTACGGGACTACTTCGGGTACACTTTTGACACTCAATAACATGACTGATCCTAGCGAGCTTCTGGCCGGTCAAGTCCTTGACATTCCTCTGCCAG CTTGTTCATCACATGTAAGCAATAACTCCTTGGACTACCCCTTCCTTCTTGCCAATGGCACTTATGTCTACACTGCTTCCAACTGTGTGAAGTGCAAATGTGACTCAGCCAACAACTATAC ACTGCAATGTGAGCCTTCTGGACTCAAATCAACCAACTCCGACTGGACTACATGCCCTGTCATGCAATGTCAAGGTGCAGACGGTCTATTCATCGGTAACAAAACATCTTCCGGTTGTAACCAAACAAGTTGCGTCTATTCAGGTTTCACTAGCCAAACCATTTTGACATCCCTTGTCACAGAGTCCATTTGTCCAG ttccttcttctcctcctgCTCCTTCTGCTGCTCCTGCTCCTTCTGCTCCTTATGTTCCTTCTGCTCCTTATGCTCCTTCAGCTGTTCCTGCTCCTCCTGCTCCTTCTGCTGCTTGGAGGATTGGTTTTCAAGGTTTGGGATGGAACTTCTTccttttcatctcaattcagtTGATCTTCCTTTCTCTTCATCTTTTTCAGTAA
- the LOC122309851 gene encoding lysM domain-containing GPI-anchored protein 2 isoform X7, translated as MGYAKVLLGLLLVTALAATSTTQTKLKCSKEGAKCTALIEYVSPNNTNITTIQSLFQVKKFRNLLGANNFPTSIPSDKNVNAAEKIRIPFTCLCANGTGVSNRKPVYKVQEGDFMYHIAKEVFSGLVTYQQIAEFNGVMDPSLINPGQELWIPLPCSCDEVNGIKVVHYGMLVDAGSTVEGIAEQYGTTSGTLLTLNNMTDPSELLAGQVLDIPLPACSSHVSNNSLDYPFLLANGTYVYTASNCVKCKCDSANNYTLQCEPSGLKSTNSDWTTCPVMQCQGADGLFIGNKTSSGCNQTSCVYSGFTSQTILTSLVTESICPAPSAAWRIGFQGLGWNFFLFISIQLIFLSLHLFQ; from the exons atgggTTATGCTAAGGTGCTTCTGGGTTTGCTCTTAGTCACTGCTCTGGCGGCCACATCGACGACACAGACGAAGCTCAAGTGCAGCAAAGAAGGCGCTAAGTGTACCGCCCTGATCGAGTACGTGTCCCCGAACAACACCAACATCACCACCATCCAATCACTCTTCCAAGTGAAGAAGTTCCGGAACCTCCTCGGCGCAAACAACTTCCCCACCTCCATCCCATCCGACAAAAATGTGAACGCGGCGGAGAAGATTCGAATCCCCTTCACCTGCCTGTGCGCCAACGGGACGGGCGTGTCGAATCGAAAACCGGTATACAAGGTGCAGGAAGGCGACTTCATGTACCATATCGCCAAGGAAGTGTTCTCGGGTCTGGTAACGTACCAGCAAATAGCGGAATTCAATGGGGTGATGGATCCGAGCCTGATTAATCCGGGCCAGGAGCTGTGGATCCCACTGCCGTGCAGCTGCGATGAAGTGAACGGGATTAAGGTCGTACATTATGGAATGTTGGTGGATGCAGGAAGCACGGTGGAGGGGATAGCGGAGCAGTACGGGACTACTTCGGGTACACTTTTGACACTCAATAACATGACTGATCCTAGCGAGCTTCTGGCCGGTCAAGTCCTTGACATTCCTCTGCCAG CTTGTTCATCACATGTAAGCAATAACTCCTTGGACTACCCCTTCCTTCTTGCCAATGGCACTTATGTCTACACTGCTTCCAACTGTGTGAAGTGCAAATGTGACTCAGCCAACAACTATAC ACTGCAATGTGAGCCTTCTGGACTCAAATCAACCAACTCCGACTGGACTACATGCCCTGTCATGCAATGTCAAGGTGCAGACGGTCTATTCATCGGTAACAAAACATCTTCCGGTTGTAACCAAACAAGTTGCGTCTATTCAGGTTTCACTAGCCAAACCATTTTGACATCCCTTGTCACAGAGTCCATTTGTCCAG CTCCTTCTGCTGCTTGGAGGATTGGTTTTCAAGGTTTGGGATGGAACTTCTTccttttcatctcaattcagtTGATCTTCCTTTCTCTTCATCTTTTTCAGTAA
- the LOC122309851 gene encoding lysM domain-containing GPI-anchored protein 2 isoform X5, whose amino-acid sequence MGYAKVLLGLLLVTALAATSTTQTKLKCSKEGAKCTALIEYVSPNNTNITTIQSLFQVKKFRNLLGANNFPTSIPSDKNVNAAEKIRIPFTCLCANGTGVSNRKPVYKVQEGDFMYHIAKEVFSGLVTYQQIAEFNGVMDPSLINPGQELWIPLPCSCDEVNGIKVVHYGMLVDAGSTVEGIAEQYGTTSGTLLTLNNMTDPSELLAGQVLDIPLPACSSHVSNNSLDYPFLLANGTYVYTASNCVKCKCDSANNYTLQCEPSGLKSTNSDWTTCPVMQCQGADGLFIGNKTSSGCNQTSCVYSGFTSQTILTSLVTESICPAPSAAWKIGFQGLGWNFFLFISIQLILFLSLHLS is encoded by the exons atgggTTATGCTAAGGTGCTTCTGGGTTTGCTCTTAGTCACTGCTCTGGCGGCCACATCGACGACACAGACGAAGCTCAAGTGCAGCAAAGAAGGCGCTAAGTGTACCGCCCTGATCGAGTACGTGTCCCCGAACAACACCAACATCACCACCATCCAATCACTCTTCCAAGTGAAGAAGTTCCGGAACCTCCTCGGCGCAAACAACTTCCCCACCTCCATCCCATCCGACAAAAATGTGAACGCGGCGGAGAAGATTCGAATCCCCTTCACCTGCCTGTGCGCCAACGGGACGGGCGTGTCGAATCGAAAACCGGTATACAAGGTGCAGGAAGGCGACTTCATGTACCATATCGCCAAGGAAGTGTTCTCGGGTCTGGTAACGTACCAGCAAATAGCGGAATTCAATGGGGTGATGGATCCGAGCCTGATTAATCCGGGCCAGGAGCTGTGGATCCCACTGCCGTGCAGCTGCGATGAAGTGAACGGGATTAAGGTCGTACATTATGGAATGTTGGTGGATGCAGGAAGCACGGTGGAGGGGATAGCGGAGCAGTACGGGACTACTTCGGGTACACTTTTGACACTCAATAACATGACTGATCCTAGCGAGCTTCTGGCCGGTCAAGTCCTTGACATTCCTCTGCCAG CTTGTTCATCACATGTAAGCAATAACTCCTTGGACTACCCCTTCCTTCTTGCCAATGGCACTTATGTCTACACTGCTTCCAACTGTGTGAAGTGCAAATGTGACTCAGCCAACAACTATAC ACTGCAATGTGAGCCTTCTGGACTCAAATCAACCAACTCCGACTGGACTACATGCCCTGTCATGCAATGTCAAGGTGCAGACGGTCTATTCATCGGTAACAAAACATCTTCCGGTTGTAACCAAACAAGTTGCGTCTATTCAGGTTTCACTAGCCAAACCATTTTGACATCCCTTGTCACAGAGTCCATTTGTCCAG
- the LOC122309851 gene encoding lysM domain-containing GPI-anchored protein 2 isoform X4: MGYAKVLLGLLLVTALAATSTTQTKLKCSKEGAKCTALIEYVSPNNTNITTIQSLFQVKKFRNLLGANNFPTSIPSDKNVNAAEKIRIPFTCLCANGTGVSNRKPVYKVQEGDFMYHIAKEVFSGLVTYQQIAEFNGVMDPSLINPGQELWIPLPCSCDEVNGIKVVHYGMLVDAGSTVEGIAEQYGTTSGTLLTLNNMTDPSELLAGQVLDIPLPACSSHVSNNSLDYPFLLANGTYVYTASNCVKCKCDSANNYTLQCEPSGLKSTNSDWTTCPVMQCQGADGLFIGNKTSSGCNQTSCVYSGFTSQTILTSLVTESICPVPSSPPAPSAAWRIGFQGLGWNFFLFISIQLIFLSLHLFQ, from the exons atgggTTATGCTAAGGTGCTTCTGGGTTTGCTCTTAGTCACTGCTCTGGCGGCCACATCGACGACACAGACGAAGCTCAAGTGCAGCAAAGAAGGCGCTAAGTGTACCGCCCTGATCGAGTACGTGTCCCCGAACAACACCAACATCACCACCATCCAATCACTCTTCCAAGTGAAGAAGTTCCGGAACCTCCTCGGCGCAAACAACTTCCCCACCTCCATCCCATCCGACAAAAATGTGAACGCGGCGGAGAAGATTCGAATCCCCTTCACCTGCCTGTGCGCCAACGGGACGGGCGTGTCGAATCGAAAACCGGTATACAAGGTGCAGGAAGGCGACTTCATGTACCATATCGCCAAGGAAGTGTTCTCGGGTCTGGTAACGTACCAGCAAATAGCGGAATTCAATGGGGTGATGGATCCGAGCCTGATTAATCCGGGCCAGGAGCTGTGGATCCCACTGCCGTGCAGCTGCGATGAAGTGAACGGGATTAAGGTCGTACATTATGGAATGTTGGTGGATGCAGGAAGCACGGTGGAGGGGATAGCGGAGCAGTACGGGACTACTTCGGGTACACTTTTGACACTCAATAACATGACTGATCCTAGCGAGCTTCTGGCCGGTCAAGTCCTTGACATTCCTCTGCCAG CTTGTTCATCACATGTAAGCAATAACTCCTTGGACTACCCCTTCCTTCTTGCCAATGGCACTTATGTCTACACTGCTTCCAACTGTGTGAAGTGCAAATGTGACTCAGCCAACAACTATAC ACTGCAATGTGAGCCTTCTGGACTCAAATCAACCAACTCCGACTGGACTACATGCCCTGTCATGCAATGTCAAGGTGCAGACGGTCTATTCATCGGTAACAAAACATCTTCCGGTTGTAACCAAACAAGTTGCGTCTATTCAGGTTTCACTAGCCAAACCATTTTGACATCCCTTGTCACAGAGTCCATTTGTCCAG ttccttctt CTCCTCCTGCTCCTTCTGCTGCTTGGAGGATTGGTTTTCAAGGTTTGGGATGGAACTTCTTccttttcatctcaattcagtTGATCTTCCTTTCTCTTCATCTTTTTCAGTAA
- the LOC122309851 gene encoding glycerol-3-phosphate acyltransferase 9 isoform X2, producing MSGSEKLTSLSSELDLDRPNLEDYLPSGSSIQEPHGKLRLRDLLDISPALTEAAGAIVDDSFTRCFKSNPPEPWNWNVYLFPLWCCGVVVRYLILFPGRVIVLTVGWIIFLSSFIPVHFLLKGHDNLRKKLERFLVELICSFFVASWTGVVKYHGPRPSMRPKQVFVANHTSMIDFIILEQMTAFAVIMQKHPGWVGLLQKTILESVGCIWFNRAEAKDREIVARKLREHVQGTDNNPLLIFPEGTCVNNHYTVMFKKGAFELGCTVCPIAIKYNKIFVDAFWNSRKQSFTMHLLQLMTSWAVVCDVWYLEPQNLKPGETPIEFAERVRDIISVRAGLKKVPWDGYLKYSRPSPKHREQKQQSFAESMLRRLEEK from the exons ATGAGTGGCAGTGAGAAGCTAACCTCGTTAAGCTCCGAGTTGGACTTGGACCGACCCAACCTCGAGGACTACCTCCCTTCCGGATCCTCCATCCAAGAGCCTCACGGCAAGCTCCGCCT GCGTGATTTGCTTGACATTTCCCCTGCCCTAACGGAGGCTGCTGGTGCCATTGTCGAT GATTCATTCACACGATGTTTTAAGTCGAATCCGCCGGAGCCATGGAACTGGAATGTGTATTTGTTTCCACTCTGGTGTTGTGGGGTCGTAGTTCGATATTTGATCCTATTCCCCGGGAG GGTTATAGTATTAACAGTGGGATGGATAATATTCCTGTCCTCTTTTATTCCGGTGCATTTTCTGCTTAAAGGTCATGACAATTTGAGGAAAAAGCTCGAG AGGTTTTTGGTGGAATTAATATGCAGCTTCTTTGTGGCGTCATGGACTGGGGTGGTAAAATACCATGGGCCACGGCCTAGCATGCGGCCTAAGCAG GTTTTTGTGGCCAATCATACTTCCATGATTGATTTCATCATCTTAGAGCAGATGACTGCATTTGCTGTTATTATGCAGAAGCATCCTGGATGGGTTG GACTCTTGCAGAAGACCATATTGGAGAGTGTAGGATGTATCTGGTTCAATCGTGCAGAGGCAAAGGATCGTGAAATAGTAGCAAGGAA GTTGAGGGAACATGTCCAGGGAACTGACAATAACCCTCTTCTAATATTTCCAGAGGGAACTTGTGTAAATAATCACTATACAGTTATGTTCAAGAAG GGTGCATTTGAACTTGGCTGCACTGTTTGTCCAATTGCAATTAAGTACAACAAAATATTTGTTGATGCTTTTTGGAACAGCCGGAA GCAATCCTTCACGATGCATCTACTGCAGCTCATGACATCATGGGCCGTTGTTTGTGATGTTTGGTACCTGGAGCCCCAAAATCTGAAACCTGGAGAGACACCCATTGAGTTTGCAGAGAG GGTAAGGGACATAATCTCTGTTAGAGCAGGGCTCAAAAAGGTTCCTTGGGATGGATATCTAAAGTATTCTCGCCCTAGCCCAAAACATAGAGAACAGAA GCAACAGAGCTTTGCTGAGTCAATGTTGCGGCGCTTGGAGGAGAAatga
- the LOC122309851 gene encoding lysM domain-containing GPI-anchored protein 2 isoform X3 has translation MGYAKVLLGLLLVTALAATSTTQTKLKCSKEGAKCTALIEYVSPNNTNITTIQSLFQVKKFRNLLGANNFPTSIPSDKNVNAAEKIRIPFTCLCANGTGVSNRKPVYKVQEGDFMYHIAKEVFSGLVTYQQIAEFNGVMDPSLINPGQELWIPLPCSCDEVNGIKVVHYGMLVDAGSTVEGIAEQYGTTSACSSHVSNNSLDYPFLLANGTYVYTASNCVKCKCDSANNYTLQCEPSGLKSTNSDWTTCPVMQCQGADGLFIGNKTSSGCNQTSCVYSGFTSQTILTSLVTESICPVPSSPPAPSAAPAPSAPYVPSAPYAPSAVPAPPAPSAAWRIGFQGLGWNFFLFISIQLIFLSLHLFQ, from the exons atgggTTATGCTAAGGTGCTTCTGGGTTTGCTCTTAGTCACTGCTCTGGCGGCCACATCGACGACACAGACGAAGCTCAAGTGCAGCAAAGAAGGCGCTAAGTGTACCGCCCTGATCGAGTACGTGTCCCCGAACAACACCAACATCACCACCATCCAATCACTCTTCCAAGTGAAGAAGTTCCGGAACCTCCTCGGCGCAAACAACTTCCCCACCTCCATCCCATCCGACAAAAATGTGAACGCGGCGGAGAAGATTCGAATCCCCTTCACCTGCCTGTGCGCCAACGGGACGGGCGTGTCGAATCGAAAACCGGTATACAAGGTGCAGGAAGGCGACTTCATGTACCATATCGCCAAGGAAGTGTTCTCGGGTCTGGTAACGTACCAGCAAATAGCGGAATTCAATGGGGTGATGGATCCGAGCCTGATTAATCCGGGCCAGGAGCTGTGGATCCCACTGCCGTGCAGCTGCGATGAAGTGAACGGGATTAAGGTCGTACATTATGGAATGTTGGTGGATGCAGGAAGCACGGTGGAGGGGATAGCGGAGCAGTACGGGACTACTTCGG CTTGTTCATCACATGTAAGCAATAACTCCTTGGACTACCCCTTCCTTCTTGCCAATGGCACTTATGTCTACACTGCTTCCAACTGTGTGAAGTGCAAATGTGACTCAGCCAACAACTATAC ACTGCAATGTGAGCCTTCTGGACTCAAATCAACCAACTCCGACTGGACTACATGCCCTGTCATGCAATGTCAAGGTGCAGACGGTCTATTCATCGGTAACAAAACATCTTCCGGTTGTAACCAAACAAGTTGCGTCTATTCAGGTTTCACTAGCCAAACCATTTTGACATCCCTTGTCACAGAGTCCATTTGTCCAG ttccttcttctcctcctgCTCCTTCTGCTGCTCCTGCTCCTTCTGCTCCTTATGTTCCTTCTGCTCCTTATGCTCCTTCAGCTGTTCCTGCTCCTCCTGCTCCTTCTGCTGCTTGGAGGATTGGTTTTCAAGGTTTGGGATGGAACTTCTTccttttcatctcaattcagtTGATCTTCCTTTCTCTTCATCTTTTTCAGTAA
- the LOC122309025 gene encoding protein ROOT HAIR SPECIFIC 17-like isoform X1 — protein sequence MGTRSSASSSPSHREDDHGHVLLFIPQPTQCSLPSNTMTTAPTTITAMNIKKKKLKLDTANGKKGLATRSGLHGVILASLIHQLRRRRILHQRHVFPILSALSGCLLLLFAASSLPVIQHQSHFSFGNAVHVGSDSDAGTSFTVPASGGSLSRDLWVSRLSKLYHGCSNASDKFATGADAKTHPNRHLLIATSGGLNQQRTGITDAVVAAYILNATLVVPKLDQKSFWKDTSNFTEIFDVDQFISFLSKDVKIIKELPTKGGKALTPYTMRIPRKCNPKCYEKRVLPVLNKKHAVQLTKFDYRLSNRLTADLQKLRCRVNYHALKFTDSILEMGKRLVQRMRMKSKHFIALHLRFEPDMLAFSGCYFGGGEKERGELGAIRKRWKNLHASNPEKVLRHGRCPLTPEEVGLMLRALGFGSDVHLYVASGEVYGGEETLAPLKALFPNFHSKETIAGKEELAPFSSFSSRMAALDFIVCDESDVFVTNNNGNMARMLAGRRRYFGHKPTIRPNAKKLYRLFMTRNNMTWEEFASTVRSNQIGFMGEPNEVKPGRGEFHENPTSCICEKSKEKAGEVLIPRNQTNNLDSINKDSSDVTEEQLNEDEQEQSDMDYPNGTLTTSDGNHLVKREQPELEEELFSD from the exons ATGGGAACGCGGTCGTCCGCTTCATCGTCACCATCGCACAGAGAAGACGACCACGGGCATGTCCTCCTTTTCATACCTCAACCTACCCAATGCTCTCTTCCTTCCAATACTATGACGACGGCGCCGACGACAATAACGGCCATGAAcattaagaagaagaagctgaagCTGGATACTGCTAACGGCAAGAAGGGCCTAGCAACTCGGAGTGGTCTTCACGGCGTGATCCTCGCGAGCCTCATCCACCAGCTCCGGAGACGCCGTATCCTACACCAGCGCCACGTTTTCCCTATCCTCTCTGCTCTCTCCGgttgcctcctcctcctcttcgctGCCTCCTCCCTTCCCGTTATCCAGCACCAGAGCCACTTCTCG TTCGGCAATGCGGTCCACGTCGGATCGGACTCGGATGCGGGAACGTCTTTTACTGTGCCG GCTAGTGGAGGGAGTTTAAGCCGTGACTTGTGGGTGTCGAGGCTGTCCAAGCTGTACCACGGTTGCAGCAATGCTAGCGATAAGTTTGCGA CAGGGGCTGATGCGAAAACGCATCCGAATCGGCACTTGTTGATTGCCACTAGTGGAGGTTTGAATCAACAAAGAACAGGG ATAACAGATGCTGTTGTTGCAGCTTACATTTTGAATGCTACTCTTGTTGTACCAAAGCTGGATCAGAAATCCTTTTGGAAGGATACCAG CAACTTTACTGAGATCTTTGATGTGGACCAAtttatctcatttctttcaaaagATGTTAAAATCATTAAAGAGCTTCCAACAAAGGGAGGGAAAGCCTTGACACCATATACCATGCGCATTCCAAGGAAATGTAATCCAAAATGCTACGAGAAACGTGTTCTACCTGTTCTTAATAAAAAACAT GCTGTCCAGCTCACTAAATTTGATTACAGGCTTTCAAATCGGTTGACTGCTGATTTACAAAAACTCAGATGCAGGGTTAACTACCATGCTCTGAAATTTACTGATTCTATTCTCGAAATGGGTAAAAGGTTGGTCCAGAGGATGAGAATGAAAAGCAAGCATTTCATTGCACTGCATTTGAG GTTTGAACCAGATATGCTTGCATTTTCTGGATGCTATTTCGGTgggggagaaaaagaaagaggagaacTCGGTGCAATACGAAAGAGGTGGAAAAACTTACAT GCAAGCAACCCTGAAAAAGTACTAAGGCATGGACGATGCCCACTCACTCCGGAGGAAGTTGGTCTCATGCTAAGAGCATTGGGTTTTGGAAGTGATGTTCACCTATATGTGGCATCAGGTGAAGTATATGGAGGTGAAGAGACATTGGCACCCCTCAAAGCACTCTTCCcaaattttcattcaaaagaGACTATAGCCGGTAAAGAGGAGTTGGCaccattttcatcattttcttctcGCATGGCTGCACTAGACTTCATTGTTTGTGATGAAAGCGATGTTTTTGTCACCAACAACAATGGCAATATGGCTAGAATGTTGGCTGGACGAAG AAGATACTTTGGGCACAAACCAACCATTCGTCCAAATGCTAAGAAACTGTACCGCTTGTTCATGACTCGAAATAACATGACTTGGGAAGAATTTGCCTCCACGGTTCGAAGTAATCAGATTGGGTTCATGGGAGAGCCAAATGAGGTGAAGCCTGGTAGGGGTGAATTTCACGAGAATCCAACATCCTGCATATGTGAGAAGTCCAAGGAAAAGGCAGGGGAAGTTTTGATTCCTCGGAATCAAACCAATAATCTCGATAGCATAAATAAGGATTCCAGTGACGTGACAGAAGAGCAGTTAAATGAGGACGAGCAAGAACAGTCAGATATGGATTATCCGAATGGAACACTAACAACATCAGATGGCAATCATTTGGTTAAACGCGAGCAACCAGAACTCGAGGAAGAGTTATTTTCAGACTAA